One region of Acidobacteriota bacterium genomic DNA includes:
- a CDS encoding nucleotidyltransferase domain-containing protein, producing the protein MTTVDLSDSPVLQRLVEGLRGALGDELVSVVLYGSAARGDYDASTSDLNILIVASDLKPTTLARLSGPIRRWERSGQPMVRLLSPAIIRESADVFPIEFLDLQASHRVLHGSDPFATFEVELSHLRMQCERELREKMMRLREAYIEAHDAPPALTRLLTQSYSTFVALFRGCLRLHGDPVPAHNEEVAAAFARAADIDLAPFDEIAQLKHGEAPRSDLTELFARYYDALTAAVARINRFAPPAGDPAASA; encoded by the coding sequence CAGAGGCTGGTGGAGGGCTTGCGCGGGGCGCTGGGGGACGAGCTCGTGAGCGTCGTCCTGTACGGTTCAGCCGCCCGCGGGGACTACGACGCATCCACGAGCGACCTGAACATCCTGATCGTCGCGAGCGACCTGAAGCCGACCACGCTGGCGCGGCTCAGCGGTCCGATCCGCCGGTGGGAGCGAAGCGGGCAGCCCATGGTGCGATTGCTGTCGCCCGCCATCATCCGGGAGTCGGCCGATGTCTTTCCGATCGAGTTCCTCGATCTGCAGGCGTCACACCGCGTGCTTCACGGCAGCGATCCGTTCGCGACGTTCGAAGTGGAGCTTTCTCACCTTCGAATGCAGTGCGAACGGGAGTTGCGCGAGAAAATGATGCGCCTGCGTGAGGCCTATATCGAGGCCCACGATGCGCCACCGGCCCTCACCCGGCTCCTGACCCAGTCGTATTCCACGTTCGTCGCACTGTTTCGGGGCTGCCTCCGCCTGCACGGCGACCCGGTCCCGGCACACAATGAAGAAGTGGCGGCGGCGTTCGCCCGCGCGGCCGATATCGACCTGGCGCCTTTCGACGAGATAGCGCAACTGAAGCATGGCGAGGCGCCGCGGTCGGATCTGACCGAGTTGTTCGCGCGGTACTACGACGCTCTCACGGCGGCCGTGGCCCGGATCAACCGCTTTGCCCCGCCCGCCGGTGATCCGGCGGCGTCGGCTTAA
- a CDS encoding LemA family protein, with protein sequence MKKGIIAMIAIGVLGVLLFGVLIVGGLLVSRYNSLVTANEQIDGAWAQVENVLQRRGDLIPNLVATVQGFADQEQEIFTDVANARSRLAGAVTPAEAGAANAGLTGALGRLLAISENYPQLRSNENFIRLQDELAGSENRIAVERRRYNDAVRAYNTQVLRFPTNMVAGMFGFSDREYFEADEAAAEVPQVAFQ encoded by the coding sequence ATGAAGAAGGGAATCATCGCGATGATCGCGATTGGCGTGCTGGGCGTCCTGCTGTTCGGCGTGCTGATCGTCGGGGGGCTGCTGGTTTCGCGCTACAACAGCCTGGTGACCGCCAACGAGCAGATCGACGGTGCCTGGGCACAGGTTGAGAACGTGCTGCAGCGCCGTGGCGATCTGATACCGAACCTCGTCGCCACGGTTCAGGGTTTCGCGGATCAGGAGCAGGAGATCTTCACCGACGTGGCGAACGCGCGAAGTCGCCTCGCCGGCGCGGTAACTCCGGCGGAGGCGGGAGCGGCCAACGCGGGGCTGACCGGCGCGCTGGGTCGGCTGCTGGCCATTTCCGAGAACTACCCGCAGCTCCGGTCGAACGAGAATTTCATCCGTCTGCAGGACGAACTGGCCGGATCGGAGAACCGAATAGCCGTCGAACGCCGGCGCTACAATGACGCGGTCAGGGCCTACAACACGCAGGTCCTGAGGTTCCCCACCAACATGGTGGCCGGGATGTTCGGCTTTTCGGACCGCGAGTACTTCGAGGCGGACGAGGCAGCAGCGGAGGTGCCGCAGGTAGCGTTTCAATGA